TGCAATCCGCGCGCTCGGCCGCGTCGCGCATGACGTGCACCGATCACCTCAAGCAGCTCGGGCTCGCGCTGCACCATTATCACCAGGCCCAAGGTTCGTTCCCGCCCGGCTATTTGTACCGCCCGGACGAGCGCGGCAACGCCGCGGGCTTTGGCTGGGGAGCCTTGTGCTTGCCCTATCTCGAACAGGCGGCCGTCCACGGCGAATTCCACTGGGACAAGCCGCTCTGGGACGACGCGAATCGCGAGGTGCGCGAACGGCGCGTCGAGATTTTCCTCTGTCCGCTCGATCGCGTGTCGGACTACGGCCAGATCAAGATGGGCGACGAGCGCTACGCGATGGCCAGCTATGTCGCCTCGTTCGGCCCGCCCGACCTGGACGAGACGCAGGAAAAACGCGACGGCGCGTTCAGCCGCAACAGCTCCACGCGATTTGCCGATCTCTTGGACGGCAGCTCACACACCCTGGCGGTGGGCGAACGCGAAAATGGACCGTTCCGCAACGGGGCGGCGCACGGCAAT
The Pirellulales bacterium genome window above contains:
- a CDS encoding DUF1559 domain-containing protein, yielding MPATSRRCLAQRGALTLIEVLVVIAVIGVLIALLLPAVQSARSAASRMTCTDHLKQLGLALHHYHQAQGSFPPGYLYRPDERGNAAGFGWGALCLPYLEQAAVHGEFHWDKPLWDDANREVRERRVEIFLCPLDRVSDYGQIKMGDERYAMASYVASFGPPDLDETQEKRDGAFSRNSSTRFADLLDGSSHTLAVGERENGPFRNGAAHGNHFTYETTWAGAVREIEDPGDDHGHMVLFQTGHPPNDPASDDRDVSAPHVGYANFLYCDGSVHVIAESIDFQLYQALSTRAGSEVLEQR